The Impatiens glandulifera chromosome 3, dImpGla2.1, whole genome shotgun sequence genome contains a region encoding:
- the LOC124930182 gene encoding ras-related protein RABH1e-like, protein MPIPWLPNKPNPLTSISLLLNTDRNSFLNTSKWIEEVRTECGSDVIIVLVGNKTDLVDKQQVSIEEGDSKAREVGVMFIETSVKVGFNIKPLFRKIDAALPGMETLSSTKCDNMVDVNLKSTSNSPNVKQQGGGCAC, encoded by the exons atgccaattccatgGTTACCAAACAAACCCAATC CTTTAACTTCCATATCTCTGTTGTTAAATACAGATAGAAATTCATTCTTGAATACATCGAAATGGATTGAGGAAGTTCGCACAGAATGTGGAAGTGACGTCATAATTGTTCTTGTTGGGAATAAGACTGATCTCGTTGACAAACA GCAAGTATCAATCGAAGAAGGAGATTCCAAGGCTCGTGAGGTTGGGGTAATGTTCATTGAAACGAGTGTGAAAGTGGGCTTTAACATAAAG CCGTTGTTTAGAAAGATTGATGCGGCTTTGCCAGGGATGGAAACCCTTTCATCAACAAAATGCGATAACATGGTAGATGTGAATTTGAAGTCAACATCCAATTCACCGAACGTCAAGCAGCAAGGGGGAGGCTGTGCATGCTAA